A window of the Gossypium hirsutum isolate 1008001.06 chromosome A05, Gossypium_hirsutum_v2.1, whole genome shotgun sequence genome harbors these coding sequences:
- the LOC107937640 gene encoding E3 ubiquitin-protein ligase CHFR: MKEHPFMAEVGESSGSQSSSQIWAKLVPLHAQQSDIEVCSEEMIVSSQITSSSQVKHDWCKITRNADMLTAMMQNKSSNDILVDDAVVRREDVVEIKCGTEMVLGPNREEYLSYIFKLMPSQETCKKKLKISVDVEHAKCSICLNIWHDVITIAPCLHNFCNGCFSEWLKRSQKKHSGVLCPQCRAVVQFAGRNPFLHNIEEEILEADPSLKRSDEEIALIDSYATIRSNLAIRSERGSRRKRGWAYDGDEYASEESDDVGTQCPQCGSAIGGFQCNQQTIHIQCQNCGGMMPSRADIDVPQHCSGCDRSFCGAYWHAQRVTRSEYHPVCNHETFRPISEHTITRIPFLAHEMNRHEQDITERCISQSGRTLQAVVAEWIRKLNNREIDRTRMPLNHAERITAATHVCSTCYEKLVSFLLYWFRISLPKYHLPSDASQREDCWYGYACRTQHHNEEHARKRNHVCRPTRGA, translated from the exons ATGAAAGAACATCCATTCATGGCAGAAGTTGGGGAATCCTCTGGTTCACAATCATCCTCCCAAATTTGGGCTAAGCTTG TTCCCTTACACGCGCAACAGTCGGATATTGAGGTATGTTCAGAAGAGATGATAGTAAGTTCTCAGATCACATCTTCTTCCCAAGTGAAGCATGACTGGTGCAAAATAACAAGGAATGCAGATATGTTAACTGCAATGATGCAAAATAAAAG TTCAAATGATATTCTTGTTGATGATGCTGTTGTCCGAAGAGAAGATGTTGTTGAAATCAAATGTGGAACTGAAATGGTTTTGGGTCCTAATAGAGAAG AATACTTGAGCTACATATTTAAACTGATGCCCAGTCAAGAAACCTGCAAAAAGAAATTGAAG ATCTCTGTAGATGTTGAACATGCAAAATGCAGCATCTGCTTGAATATATGGCATGATGTTATCACTATTGCTCCTTGCCTTCATAATTTCTG CAACGGATGCTTTTCTGAGTGGTTAAAGAGGTCACAGAAGAAACATTCAGGTGTGCTATGTCCCCAGTGTAGAGCTGTTGTACAATTTGCTGGAAGAAACCCATTTCTGCACAATATCGAGGAG GAGATCCTGGAAGCTGATCCTTCTTTAAAACGTTCAGATGAAGAAATTGCACTTATAGACTCTTACGCAACGATAAGATCAAATCTT GCCATTAGGTCTGAAAGAGGTTCGCGAAGGAAAAGGGGTTGGGCGTATGATGGTGACGAATATGCTAGTGAGGAGAGTGATGACGTAGGAACTCAATGCCCTCAATGTG GCTCCGCAATTGGTGGATTTCAGTGCAACCAGCAGACCATCCATATACAATGTCAAAATTGTGGTGGAATGATGCCTTCTAGGGCTGATATAGATGTACCACAACACT GTTCAGGATGTGACAGATCATTTTGTGGTGCATATTGGCATGCCCAAAGGGTTACCAGAAGTGAATATCATCCTGTGTGCAATCATGAGACATTTAGACCG ATTTCTGAGCACACTATCACTAGGATTCCTTTCTTGGCACATGAAATGAACAGACATGAACAAGAT ATTACAGAAAGGTGTATTAGTCAGTCTGGCAGAACCCTGCAAGCAGTTGTTGCAGAATGGATTAGAAAGCTAAACAATAGGGAAATTG ACCGAACAAGGATGCCGCTCAATCATGCTGAGAGGATAACTGCAGCAACTCATGTTTGCAG CACTTGTTATGAAAAGTTGGTCTCCTTTCTTTTGTATTGGTTCCGGATTTCACTGCCCAAATAT CATCTGCCCTCGGATGCATCACAAAGGGAGGATTGCTGGTATGGTTATGCATGTCGAACGCAGCACCACAATGAAGAACATGCTCGGAAAAGGAACCATGTTTGTCGTCCAACTAGGGGCGCTTAA